In the genome of Mytilus edulis chromosome 14, xbMytEdul2.2, whole genome shotgun sequence, the window aatacatggatttggaatagacaagtaccgtgacacgtcttatcgcaatgtgaatttacactaaaaaataagagaaaacaaacgacgcaacgttaatatgtaacacacacagaaacgaactataatataacaatggccatattcctaacttggtacaggacatttttaaaggaaaaaatggttggttgaacctaatgaacctggttttatggcatgtcAAACCTagcttttatggccatgtgaaatataacatcaaaatgacaacacaacaccacatgactacaatataaataaattggagaacacaatggacaaagaatcacacgaacaacagccaacaaaaggcaacaagttcaaagttTTAATACTCCAGGGGccggttgttcaacttgtcgttaactTAACGGTAGCGTTAGCCTTAACGTGTCGTTAAAAAGTTTAACGTGGCGTTACTTAACGGAAGGTTAAAAAGCTGTTGTTCAAGTTGATTTAACGGTAGCGTTAGCTAACGTGACCGTTAACAAATCTTAACCGGTCGTTAAATTTTAACTATGGTTTAGAGGCTATTTTAGTTACCCATAATTCAGATTTTCTGAACTTCCCCCATAAACAAATATGGCCGACTTGCCTTCTGCTAGTGCATGCAATCAGTCTAATGTTAAGAAAACAAGGGAAAGAAAGCCAAATTTTTCGGAGGCAGAGATAAATCTTCTCCAAGATGAGGTAGAAAAGAATTATGCAGTCATTAATGACAAATTTGGAAGTTCTttgacaaataaaagaaaaacagcaGTCTGGGGAAGAATTTTAATGATGGTGTCTTCTCTTGGTGTTGCCCATAGGTCAGCCAAGGAGTGTAAAGATAAATGGGGCAACACCAAGAAAGAGGCAAAGAAGATCTTTTCTGTCAACAAGAGAGACCAGGGGAAAACAGGTGGTGGACCACAGGCTAAGCCAGTGAGTGTGGCAGTGAACAGAACCATAGATCTGTGCAAGGACTCTGCTTCCTTCAAGGGCATAGGAGGTGTAGAAAGCTGCATCATTGGTATGTAATATTTTGTCTTATCAATTTAAAGTTTCTGTAGATCTTTCTCTGGAAATTTCTAAACAGTTGTGCTTTTAATATGCCCTAGTTGAAGGAACAACATCGATGTAGAGGCAAAAATTGATGTCCGCCGATATCACTATGGACCCAAATTATCGTTGAAAACTGTTGAAATAAAGTTTTTCCTTGTTCATGTGCTAAATTGTCACCCAAATACTTTCTATACAAGGATATGTTCatagttattcatatttttgaaagGTATTTAACCAATATTTATTTCTTAAATGATCAAATCGTCTGCATCGCCTTCGATGTTTATGCACTTAAATGTACTAAATAATGACCTTGCCCTCACAATCAGTGACAATGTAAACATTACAAATTCCGCATGttatgaaatataattataccTTTATGAAACGTTATTCAATTTTATTTGCGTTTTCCCTGTCAATATGCGAATAAAGAAAAGGTTTTAACCCTATCATTTCTTGTGAATCTACATCACTGTCCCATGCTGATATGCGAGAATTCTGAACAGGTGCTCTCCTCAATTTGTTAATGGCGCTCAATTAAAATATGTTATCTCGGCCCGAATGAATATCGTACCATAGAAATGTTCGTCCCTATATCCTGTCTTTGCTAGAAttttacaactttaaaaaaacCAACTACAATACGAAGTTTATCCTGATTAACACGTTCTTACAAGATGTTTTAAAGGGAATAAACCTGAATGTTTACCTCTATGTATTATGAGGGttatcaaaagttaaaaaaaataataatactaatATACAACCTGTCGCCCTCTGGCATGGCGTGACAATATCTCAACTACATTTCACTTCATATGTGATGTCCCCTCATATAACTATTGTTCAAACCAAttgataaaatatcaaatgtatataataaatagaaaaagtagtttaaaaaaatgaaaatatgtaagaATAATATTTGCGACAccaacaaaaaaggggggtctaCTCAAAAACGTATGATGATCTATGATCtgatttttaaaaggtttatccCCCTATCGATTTTTTGAAACTGAAACTTTTGCGTATTAATTGGCTTACAACATTAAATTTAAGAGctattttgtctttgttttagCTGGTGCAACTGAGGCTAGATTGTCTGAAGATGATTCTGAAATGGCCTGTACAGGGTCCCAGGATTTATTTCAGTCTGCTATGGAATGCCAATCTGAGTCCTCACTACAACCTCTAACACCTCCTTCACCTCAGTCGCCATCAGTTCTCTCAGGGTTTATTGGTAACCGGGCAGTACCAATTGTGGTAAACCTACCTGTGAACAATGAATCCCGTGCCGTCCCTACAGCTGCTACAGTGACAAAGAAGAGAAAAGCCACAGCAGGAGATGTTCATGAGCTTCAGGTGAATATATAACAGTGAACCATATCCGGTAGTATAATGTGTCCTTTGTACTTTGTTGGCAATACATGTATAGCTCTTTTTTGAATATATGTACTGGTAGTAATATTAAACATTGATTGTTAAATTATACTTTCATTAACATCAAGGGacaaatgtttcattcatattCAGGACAATTTTCCAATTTATATACTGTCTACACATATACAATTTAGTGCACTCCCACAGAGTGTCACACTGGGATCGAAGACTTACATTCACCCTGTTTGTCCGCTCCTCCCAATTAACCGAACAAATTCAGATTTGGTCAGCAGATGAGTTATGACATGTGAGCACTTTCATATTAGTCAGATGTTGCTTGATGCTGATACATGAACGCTGAGTATCCTTTTAAATAAGTCTTTTTAACTGACACAGACAAAGTAATGTTCTCTAAAATGGCGTCCAAGCAAACAATCAAAAAGAAGATTACCAATGGATACCTTTATTGCAAAATACGACCTTTCTATACATATTTTTGGAGTATTTGGCCCTTTCCTCTAAATGAAGTTTCGAAATTTTTTGTCACATGGTTACAATATCCCACatctatttatatcatttttctatgttaatCGGTTTTCTTGAAATACATTGTAGTCATTCAGCTGTACAGGAGCTTGTAATCTTCTTACAAATTAGTCATGTACAATTGTTGATTAATTCATATCATTaacatttctgtttttttcaaCAGGTTGTGTATTTTAGGGTTGAAATTGAAAAACAGAAGAAGGAGATGAAAAAGCTGGACTTGCAAATAGAACTGCTGAAGAGAATCAAGGCAAAGGAATACCAGCCAATGTCGCTGTCACAGTGTCTAGAGGCTCTTGGTACTACCAACTAATATTAATTGTTATCTTCTCATGTTATATTgattaaatgttattttcaaaagagaaaaaaaaatgattatatatttcccattattatacatgttgtatatttgaatgaattagaatcccgctaacatgtttaaccctgccacattatttatgtatgtgcctgtcccaagtcaggagcctgtaattcagtggttgtcatttgtttatgtgttacatatttgtttttcgttcattttttacataaatgaggccgttagttttctcgtttgaattgttttccattgtcttattggggccttttatagctgactatgcggtatgggctttgctcattgttgaaggccgtacggtgatctatagttgttaatgtttgtgtcattttggttttatgtggatagttgtctcattggcaatcataccacatcttcttttttatataaaggaGGTCTTAACTATTAACCTCAACgatctacatgtatataacagtTATCAATAAAACTTCCCGAAATTATTGAACAACACAGAACAGAATCAAGCACCTGTTTTTATATCATGTTGAACTTGGTAGGGAAAATGTTCGCCAATTTCTTTTCTGAATATCGAATACGTTTGTAATTGAAGTGATGTGTAAAATGGGAACCAAATAGTTCtgacaaaaaaaatagaaactgtaATTGATCTGAGACATGAAAAGCATCTTAAGTCTGCCTGTGTCACTTGTGTAAAGAGTTTGACTTCATGAGCAATAATTGAATCTTTTACTTTAAAACGTAAACACTTATCGAATAAAGTTTAAATGTTATTAAATATGGTAACAAGAAAATGCTTAAATCAAACTATTTTGcactttggtgaatagttgtttCACTGACAGACACCCCATGTCTCCTTATTTTGaacatcatcaaaataaaacattgttacCATTAAGACCATGGTGTAATAAAACTGGTCTTCAATAAATTAGGATCATGTGTCTATGAAAAAGTAAGAAAGCATATTAAAGTGTTAATAATATGTATTTTAGTGGTTAAAAAATAATCTGGCAACATGTTCTCTCGTGTTTCTTCCATCTTGCACTCCTAGAAAGGCTGGAACTTGAACGGGCTGATCAAGTCGAACACCAGCACCGTCGTCATTCACCAACGGTTCATTTCTGGACAAGGCGATGTTATGCAACACTGCACATGCACCAAAAATTCTGCATACTTTTTCTGGTTTCATTCGGACCTTAAATATGAAAAAGTATATGCTCATTTCAGTTTCAAGTTATTAGAGCAACTAGTAGTAAATGAAAAGGTGTCATGCATGCAGAAATAGTTATCCTTTTTTATATGTCTTGACATATAGATAATATGCAAAAGTCATTTAAAATACCTTTATTCAATGTTTTGACATTATAGTTCATTCTTTGCACTTAGATAACTGTTCTAGAAAATTGATGGCGGTGATACCAAAAGCATGttcaaaattctaaattgaaGACAAATTTACAACACTTGACAAAGATCCTTAAGGACAGCCTTTTGTTGATCAAGGCGGGCCTTTTTTCCAAATTTATATATTCGGGTTGCTGTCTCACTGACGTTTAACAAACATCTCTCAGTTATTTTTGTGTAACCATTTCATGGATTTTGTTCTTTATTTATGTATGAACTGCAATGTCAAATctgtatttaatataaatatacctCAGAATGAAGGACATGAAACCGTCTTTTCAAAATACCAAAAGTCCTCTCTATAACGGATCTAGTACTGGCATGGCATCCGTTGAACCTTTGCTGGTGTCTCTCTGTTGGATTGTCATATGGAGTAAGCAGGTAAGGGCGACAAGCATATCCACTGTCCCCAAGAATAACACCATCTATCAATCCCCTGTGATTTGTCTGGAGGTGATTAGACAAAGTTGATGTGTTGAATATGTGGGAGTCGTGAGTGGAGCCTGGCCAGTTTGCAAATATATTGGTAAACCTGCCTGTAAATATAAAttcagtgtttaaaaaaaaagaaaaaagacaatttaaaaaatatagcaGATTGTTTAATTATGCAAGTACATTAGGAACTTATCATTATTTATCTGGGAGGGGGCTTGTCAAAATACAGGGGGGGGTAATTTTTTTCCTGTATGTGGAATAGGGGGGttcaaattttattgtaaattcaaacaaaggtaaataatgaTAAGTCCCCAATATTTTTTGCACAAAGAAATAAGTAGTTTGAACATCATTTAGCATGGTACCGGTTTTAGTTATTTTAAGATCCCTTTCAGTTAATTTATAACTCTCATTCcctcaaaatctgta includes:
- the LOC139502655 gene encoding uncharacterized protein; the encoded protein is MACTGSQDLFQSAMECQSESSLQPLTPPSPQSPSVLSGFIGNRAVPIVVNLPVNNESRAVPTAATVTKKRKATAGDVHELQVVYFRVEIEKQKKEMKKLDLQIELLKRIKAKEYQPMSLSQCLEALGTTN